The following is a genomic window from Rutidosis leptorrhynchoides isolate AG116_Rl617_1_P2 chromosome 8, CSIRO_AGI_Rlap_v1, whole genome shotgun sequence.
ATGATGCTGATGTTTATGTGAAGATGACCCCACAATTCTGTAACATCCTGACATCGGGCCTAGGTGAAATTTACCTTTTTGCCCTTTAGGAGTGTTAAAGTGAAttttaatgaaatatataattattaattatttataattaattgttagaCCATTGGGTCCGTTTTATGACCAGGGTCCCGAAACaggttatattatttaattatgacatcGTATGCTTTGCTgaattaaatacgaaagatatctgataacagataaatacccgtgtattatcGGGAATGGGTTTAAAACCCATTTAATTAAGTAAAACTGCTCGTGGTTTTTGTGGTTCCAGTACattgttttattttctttttatctaGATCAAATAAAAACACACACATCACAAACACTAAAGCCTAGCCAAAAttgttgatgatgaagatgtaattgaagattaaattgtgggtttgttcatCTCTCTCCCTCTCGTCTCTGTCACGCACCACTCGCCATCACCATTGAAAGACCTAGTTTTTATTGTTGAAGAGGATGATAAAATTGAAAGCTTTCAATCATGATTCGTGCTTCCTTTAACATCTAGCATCAAGGTTTGTCTTTAATTTATGCTTAATCTATGTTTATTTAGGGTTTTACTATTTGTTATTAAATGATGCAAATGGGTGCTTGAATCTTTTGATTTTGGTGATGAAATTGCTTGATAAATGTTAGATTTAAGTTGAATAATTGCTAGCAAATAATTTTGGGTTTGAATATAGCTAAAAAAAAATTGGTGTACCATGGGAGTGGACAGCAGCTTTTAGCTGCTACTGCTGCTGTTCGGTGGGCTGCCACCACTGCCACCACGGCTGCCCGCGGCAGCTGGTGGCCAGTGGTGGCGGTTGACGGATGGTGGCGGTGTTTGTCGATTTTTGGTACGCGAGATGGTTCGGGTTACCCGTTTGGACCCCGAATCGTTCGTGTTAATTTAGTAGTGATTGGTTTCGTCGTTTTTAGACTATGACCCATTTTTCTAGTTATAATTGGATTGTAAATGGTATAAGTATGTAAATAGTGTGGATTGCTGACTTTTAACTCGTGACCATAATGGTGAGTTAAATTTGGGTTATAAATTATATAAGTGGACTTTTTATACGGAATGCTCGGTTGGTAGTGACCCGAAACCCGTGGCCATAATTATGAATTGTGTGTAATATGTTTATATTTTAATGATTAGATCGCCCATTTGAACCCGTGACCCATTTGTGGATTTTGATTTTGTGTACATATGTGcatgtataagtgtatatatagattgatatatattgatgtgtatatatgggtatatatattaaaatattaacacacatatatataagagTATATGTGTATGCAAATATGTGTGAATCGGCCATTTTGACCCCGTTGACCCATTTGCTTTCAAGTAAATTCCGGGCTCGTTCTGCGCAGAACAAGAAAAATAGGGCGAAGATGGAATACGCCAGTACGCAGGGTAGCAGGTCAATTGCCGACCGTGTGGTAAATCCTATTTTTAACTTTAGTTTATGGAAAATATTAATACGTGTCTGTAAATTTTAAATGGTCAAATATTAATATGTGTTTGCAGGCCTCTCTGGATCCTCCGAGTCTTATCGAAAACTTCAAGAACAACCACACTTTTAAGAAAGGTGGATGGAGTGGGGATAAAGCTAGGGTGAACCACGTaagtacttacatatatatatatatatatatatatatatatatatatatatatatatatatatatatatatatatatatataaagtcaaacgaagtcaacaaaagtcaattgggTTAAAATTGGGTTAAATTTAGTCAATTGGTCAATATGGGTTAAAATTGATTTAAATGAAGTCAATTGgtcaatataagtatatgtatatgtatatgtgggcCAAATGGTCAATATGGGTTAAAATTGGGTTAAATTGAGTCAATTAGTCAATATGGgtcaatataagtatatgtatatgtatatacgggTCAAATGGTCAATATGGGTCAAATGGTCAATTGGGGTCAATGTGGATTAAAATCGTCCCCAATTGAGTCATTTAGTCAATATGGgtcaatataagtatatgtatatgtgtatatgggtCAAATGGTGAATATGGGTTGTCGTATTgttatatgataatactaataataatatttgttaactATGTAGGAAAAAATGTTGAAATTAAAAGAAAAATATCCGGAAAGGAGTGATGAAGTCATTATGTTGGAAGTTTTAGGCAAACGTCGCGGGTACCGTCGCGGAGTGGGTAAAACGTTACCCGGATCGGCTagtacatcatcttcatcatcaacttgtCAAACAAGACGACCACCACCACCGGGTTCCGAAAACCCATTGCTAAAGGAAGCGGTATACGATACTTTTGCCTTTAACAATATGGCAATCCCGCCCCAATGGCAATCTTTTTTCCCAACCCCCAATCAAACTCAAGAAACCGAAGGTGAAGACGAaggtgatgacgatgaagacatggAAGAAAGTGGTGCGTCTCAAAGCGAAAGTGATGAAGAAAATGAAGATGAAGCAAGGTAAGTTTGTAAGTTTGTTTGCTATTCGGATTTGGTTTAAGTTTGTAAACTTTGGATAATGTTTTAAGGTTGTAAACTTTGTGTCGGATTGTAATCTTTTAGTATTCGGATTAAGTTTGTAACGGTTGGATAATGTTTCGGACATGTTTTAATTAATGTTGAGCTTGTGTTTGTGAAATATATTGTGTTTTGTGCAACAGGTTTTGATTTGGTTTAAATGTGCCGTTTTTACGGCTGGAAAAGCAGTTTTTAATCGGCCCAAAAACGATAACAGCTTATTGGGGACGACATGTTGTACCCTTTTGTCGTCCCCAAttacattttaatattattattattatttagaatgaaaataggatattttaatattatttttttagagacgacatgtcgtccctaaagagTCGTCCCAATtagattaaaaatattataattattaattcgttggaaaaatgatttttttaatattatttcttTAGGGACGACATGCCGTCCCTAAAAGTCGTCCCCAAAAAATGGACAAGATTAACAATTGAAAAGTCAAAGTGGGTCCCACCGTCGTCCCTAAAAAAAAATCAGTCGTCCCGAAAAACTTTTCGCGACAGAACACTGGGGACGACTTtatggggacgacatgtcgtcccgcaAGATTATtgaggacgacatgtcgtccctaaaaacAAAATTTTGTTGTCCCCAATTGGGGTTTTTCCAGTAGTGAGGGTCCCCACGGTCGAAAACTCCAGCAGTGGTGAGTCTGAAGTTTGTGCGCTTCTGGGTGGTGTAAAACCCGGAGGTATGTGACTGGAATCGGTTCTTGCTTAACAAGATGTATGAAATgtgagtcccacggatggcgccaattgtttgtacaGTAACCGACGATCCTATATTAATATGGTGATATCCAAGTCACTAGAATGTGGAATGGGGTGATTATGGTTTTTTCTTTGTTCGCTGGCGATTTTCCGAAGGTAACAATCAAGTGATTGTTTTACGCCACCGAGATAAGTCAAACAACATGTGATGTTTGTATGAGGGTGAATGTTGAATGTGGAAT
Proteins encoded in this region:
- the LOC139862843 gene encoding uncharacterized protein, whose amino-acid sequence is MEYASTQGSRSIADRVASLDPPSLIENFKNNHTFKKGGWSGDKARVNHEKMLKLKEKYPERSDEVIMLEVLGKRRGYRRGVGKTLPGSASTSSSSSTCQTRRPPPPGSENPLLKEAVYDTFAFNNMAIPPQWQSFFPTPNQTQETEGEDEGDDDEDMEESGASQSESDEENEDEAR